The Hahella sp. HNIBRBA332 genome window below encodes:
- a CDS encoding PAS domain-containing methyl-accepting chemotaxis protein, translating to MRVNQPVTGRNLELPPDANILSTTTPDSHITYVNPDFIKISGFSKEELVGQPHNIVRHPDMPPMAFQHMWQTLKSGRSWMGLVKNRCKNGDHYWVSAYATPITKDGRTVEYQSVRTKPTKKQVDAAEDLYARIRAGQTPLAWRLPRLDVRLKISLLSTLSLIPVLLFLSYMLPISVSDTLIMGVSLGLLNVLFIYLWLSPLHKLVLKARTISDNPLSQVLYTGRHDEFGEIEFAMAMAQAETTAVIGRMANAADQLESLTEELVSEIEDCNNKSNGQQSETDQVAAAINQMTATIQQVAATTQEAASAADHADQETSQGQELVTSTKRIISSLADEIHQAAEVIHQLDRHSKEISTILNAIQDIAEQTNLLALNAAIEAARAGEMGRGFAVVADEVRQLASRTQQSTTDTQQMINSLQDGARSAVAAMEKSREKANHSVDHAHQAAEKLTTIGRRVNQISDISTQIASAVEEQGAVSEGINNSIVAIRDTASANATVGQYNRKRAEDVAQLTTALQELAKQFWSKRRQS from the coding sequence ATGCGGGTCAATCAGCCTGTCACCGGCCGCAATCTGGAACTGCCGCCGGACGCCAATATCCTGTCCACCACTACGCCGGACAGCCACATCACCTACGTTAACCCGGACTTCATCAAAATCAGCGGGTTCTCAAAGGAAGAATTGGTAGGCCAGCCCCATAACATCGTACGCCACCCCGATATGCCGCCCATGGCGTTTCAGCACATGTGGCAGACGCTGAAAAGCGGCCGCTCCTGGATGGGGCTGGTGAAAAACCGCTGCAAGAACGGCGATCACTATTGGGTCAGCGCCTACGCCACGCCCATCACCAAAGACGGGCGCACCGTGGAATACCAATCCGTTCGCACCAAACCCACCAAGAAACAAGTGGACGCAGCGGAGGACCTGTACGCCCGCATCCGCGCCGGCCAAACTCCGTTGGCGTGGCGGCTGCCGCGGTTGGACGTGCGTCTGAAAATCTCCCTGCTCTCCACGCTCAGTCTGATTCCGGTTCTGCTATTCCTCTCGTACATGTTGCCGATCAGCGTTTCCGACACTCTTATCATGGGTGTCTCATTAGGCCTGTTGAACGTGTTGTTTATCTATCTGTGGCTATCTCCGTTGCACAAGCTGGTGCTGAAAGCCCGCACGATTTCCGATAACCCCCTAAGTCAGGTGCTTTACACGGGGCGTCACGACGAATTTGGCGAGATCGAGTTCGCCATGGCCATGGCGCAGGCGGAGACCACCGCCGTCATCGGGCGCATGGCCAACGCGGCGGATCAGCTGGAATCCCTGACGGAAGAACTGGTGTCGGAAATCGAGGACTGCAATAACAAATCCAACGGCCAGCAATCGGAAACCGATCAGGTGGCCGCCGCCATCAATCAAATGACGGCGACTATTCAGCAAGTGGCCGCCACCACACAGGAAGCCGCCAGCGCAGCGGATCATGCCGATCAGGAAACGTCCCAGGGGCAGGAACTGGTCACCAGCACCAAACGCATCATCAGCTCACTGGCGGATGAGATTCATCAGGCGGCGGAAGTGATTCATCAACTGGACAGACACAGCAAAGAAATTTCCACCATTCTTAACGCTATCCAGGATATCGCTGAGCAAACCAACCTGCTGGCCCTAAACGCCGCCATTGAAGCCGCCCGCGCGGGAGAAATGGGACGCGGCTTCGCCGTAGTGGCGGATGAAGTACGCCAGCTCGCCTCGCGCACGCAGCAATCCACCACTGACACCCAGCAGATGATCAATTCCCTGCAGGATGGCGCCCGCTCTGCAGTGGCCGCCATGGAGAAAAGCCGCGAGAAGGCCAACCACAGCGTGGACCACGCCCATCAGGCGGCGGAAAAATTGACCACCATCGGTCGCCGCGTCAATCAGATTTCAGATATCAGCACCCAGATCGCCAGCGCAGTGGAAGAGCAAGGCGCGGTCAGCGAAGGCATCAACAATAGCATCGTCGCCATCCGGGATACCGCCAGCGCCAACGCCACCGTAGGCCAATACAATCGCAAGCGGGCGGAGGACGTGGCGCAACTCACCACCGCATTGCAGGAACTCGCCAAACAGTTTTGGAGCAAGCGACGCCAATCATAG
- a CDS encoding bifunctional diguanylate cyclase/phosphodiesterase, whose product MIKPRKELSQTNTSERLRHSARVDLCLSIAIVTGLTALTSLFQIDLLEGLYEYSRAHESWELDEIIIALGWIGIVAVAYGVRRLQDIRTLNLEIASHAYYDIVTGLPNRVLAIDRLHQMLASAQRRDSQVAVLFLDFDNFKAINDNHGHAKGDMLIKSVGERLSQQIRQGDTVARLGGDEFLILIDLGTSERDILPTVSRIVKTQKQPHLLGGIEVTVGFSVGVALFPKDANTPESLLKAADMAMYQSKSDGKGQVQFYCDDIGARLTERYKLERGLKQAIQNKELYLVYQPQIDLRQRRVIGYEALCRWRHQGDHVPPDIFIKIAEETGVIHELGRWVMQTALAQSKAWTNKKEAVIAVNVSARQLQRDDFVDEVRRILEEARVPPHRLELEITETIAASEHASNRRKLQELHLLGVKISLDDFGTGYSSLVRLRELQVNQLKIDRSFVSGTEDLEVNRQIIKAIISLAESLDLTVIAEGVETAEQMEMLRQFGCDYVQGYFFSRPVRATEVSETTRTIEHTSVNSVNADK is encoded by the coding sequence ATGATCAAGCCTCGAAAGGAGTTGTCACAGACAAATACGTCAGAGCGTCTGCGCCATTCCGCCCGCGTCGACCTGTGTTTGAGCATCGCGATTGTCACCGGATTGACCGCCCTGACCAGCTTATTTCAGATTGATCTGCTTGAAGGACTTTACGAGTATTCCCGGGCTCACGAAAGCTGGGAACTGGATGAGATCATCATAGCCCTTGGCTGGATCGGAATCGTCGCTGTGGCTTATGGCGTGCGCCGCCTGCAGGATATCAGAACCCTGAACCTGGAAATCGCTTCTCACGCCTATTACGACATTGTGACGGGCTTGCCCAACCGCGTGCTCGCCATCGACAGACTCCATCAAATGCTCGCCAGCGCGCAGCGCCGTGATTCACAGGTGGCGGTGCTGTTTCTGGATTTTGATAATTTCAAAGCCATCAACGATAACCACGGTCACGCCAAAGGCGATATGTTGATCAAAAGCGTTGGCGAACGCCTGTCGCAACAGATTCGCCAGGGCGATACCGTCGCGCGACTGGGCGGCGATGAGTTCCTGATCCTGATTGATCTCGGTACCTCAGAGCGAGACATCCTTCCCACCGTATCGCGCATTGTCAAAACGCAGAAGCAGCCTCACCTACTGGGAGGCATTGAGGTCACCGTCGGTTTCAGCGTCGGCGTTGCGCTGTTTCCCAAGGACGCCAATACGCCGGAGAGTCTGTTGAAAGCGGCGGATATGGCCATGTACCAATCCAAAAGCGATGGCAAGGGACAAGTGCAGTTCTATTGCGACGACATCGGCGCCCGACTCACCGAGCGGTATAAGCTGGAAAGAGGCCTGAAGCAGGCCATCCAGAACAAGGAGCTCTATCTCGTCTATCAGCCGCAAATCGATCTGCGGCAGCGTCGGGTGATCGGTTATGAAGCCCTCTGTCGCTGGCGTCATCAGGGCGATCATGTTCCCCCGGATATCTTCATCAAAATCGCAGAAGAAACTGGCGTCATTCATGAACTGGGACGCTGGGTCATGCAAACCGCGTTGGCGCAAAGCAAAGCCTGGACCAATAAAAAAGAGGCGGTCATCGCCGTCAACGTTTCCGCCCGCCAATTACAGCGGGACGACTTTGTCGACGAAGTGCGGCGAATATTGGAGGAAGCGCGAGTACCGCCACATCGCCTGGAACTGGAAATCACCGAAACCATCGCCGCCTCTGAACACGCTTCTAACCGCAGAAAACTGCAGGAGCTGCATTTGTTGGGCGTCAAAATTTCTCTGGATGACTTCGGCACGGGCTACTCGTCGCTAGTGAGGTTACGCGAACTGCAAGTCAATCAGCTCAAGATCGACAGAAGCTTTGTGTCCGGCACGGAAGACCTGGAGGTCAACAGGCAGATCATCAAGGCGATTATTTCTCTGGCGGAAAGCCTGGATCTAACCGTCATCGCAGAAGGCGTCGAAACAGCCGAACAAATGGAAATGCTGCGGCAGTTCGGCTGCGACTATGTGCAAGGCTATTTCTTCAGCCGACCGGTGCGCGCCACCGAGGTAAGCGAGACTACACGCACCATCGAACACACATCCGTGAACAGCGTCAACGCGGACAAATAG